In Arthrobacter sp. UKPF54-2, the following are encoded in one genomic region:
- the hisF gene encoding imidazole glycerol phosphate synthase subunit HisF, whose translation MSVAVRVIPCLDVDAGRVVKGINFEGLRDAGDPVELAHRYDNGGADELTFLDVTASSGNRETTFDVVRRTAEEVFIPLTVGGGVRGVAEVDKLLRCGADKAAINTAAVARPEVIDEITRHFGSQVLVLSLDARRTRPGSQPTPSGFEVTTHGGRQGTGIDALAWAREAADRGVGEILLNSIDADGTKDGFDLELIRLARAAVKVPLIASGGAGRPEHFPPAVAAGADAVLAASVFHFGPLDMIAQVKAAIREAGFEVR comes from the coding sequence ATGTCAGTAGCCGTCCGCGTCATCCCGTGCCTGGACGTCGACGCCGGCCGTGTGGTCAAGGGGATCAACTTCGAGGGCCTGCGCGACGCCGGTGACCCGGTGGAGCTGGCGCACCGCTACGACAACGGCGGCGCCGACGAGCTGACCTTCCTCGACGTCACCGCGTCCTCGGGCAACCGCGAAACCACCTTCGACGTCGTCCGGCGCACCGCAGAGGAAGTCTTCATTCCGCTGACCGTCGGCGGCGGCGTCCGCGGCGTGGCCGAGGTAGACAAGCTGCTGCGCTGCGGCGCGGACAAGGCCGCCATCAACACCGCAGCCGTGGCCCGGCCCGAGGTGATCGACGAGATCACCCGGCACTTCGGCTCCCAGGTCCTGGTGCTCTCCCTCGACGCGCGGCGCACCCGTCCCGGCTCGCAGCCGACCCCCTCCGGCTTCGAGGTCACCACCCACGGCGGCCGCCAGGGCACCGGCATCGACGCCCTCGCCTGGGCCCGTGAGGCTGCCGACCGCGGCGTCGGTGAGATCCTGCTGAATTCGATCGACGCCGACGGCACCAAGGACGGCTTCGACCTCGAACTCATCCGCCTGGCCCGTGCCGCGGTGAAGGTGCCGCTGATCGCCTCCGGCGGCGCCGGCCGCCCGGAGCACTTCCCGCCGGCCGTGGCTGCCGGCGCGGACGCCGTGCTCGCGGCCTCGGTGTTCCACTTCGGCCCGCTGGACATGATCGCCCAGGTCAAGGCCGCCATCCGCGAGGCAGGCTTCGAAGTCCGCTAA
- the hisG gene encoding ATP phosphoribosyltransferase, protein MLRVAVPNKGSLSEAASAILAEAGYRQRRDSRELVMVDPDNDIEFFFLRPRDIAVYVGQGTLDVGITGRDLLLDAEVEAEELLPLGFAASTFRFAGPVGDFTAIEQLEGKRLATSYDGLLRGYLAQRGINAKVVRLDGAVESSVRLGVADAIADVVETGTTLKAAGMEIFGEPILNSESVLIGRKGEQNPATEVLIRRLQGVLVARQYVLMDYDIRKELVEQAAALTPGLESPTVSPLRDSDWVAVRSMVPKRDTNRIMDELYDLGARAILVSSIHACRI, encoded by the coding sequence ATGCTCAGAGTTGCCGTCCCGAACAAGGGATCCCTGTCCGAAGCCGCCTCCGCCATTCTCGCTGAGGCCGGCTACCGCCAGCGCCGCGACAGCCGCGAACTGGTCATGGTTGACCCGGACAACGACATCGAGTTCTTCTTCCTCCGCCCCCGCGACATCGCCGTCTACGTCGGCCAGGGCACCCTGGACGTCGGCATCACCGGCCGCGACCTGCTGCTCGACGCCGAGGTGGAAGCCGAGGAGCTGCTGCCCCTGGGCTTCGCCGCCTCCACCTTCCGGTTCGCCGGCCCGGTGGGGGACTTCACCGCCATCGAACAGCTTGAAGGCAAGCGCCTTGCCACCAGCTACGACGGACTGCTCCGCGGCTACCTCGCCCAGCGCGGCATCAACGCCAAGGTCGTCCGGCTCGACGGCGCCGTCGAATCCTCCGTCCGACTCGGCGTCGCGGACGCGATCGCCGACGTCGTCGAAACCGGCACCACACTCAAGGCCGCCGGCATGGAAATCTTCGGCGAGCCGATCCTGAACTCCGAGTCCGTCCTGATCGGCCGCAAGGGCGAGCAGAATCCCGCCACCGAGGTCCTCATCCGCCGCCTCCAGGGTGTGCTCGTGGCCCGCCAGTACGTGCTGATGGACTACGACATCCGCAAGGAGCTCGTGGAGCAGGCCGCCGCCCTGACGCCGGGGCTGGAGTCGCCCACCGTCTCGCCGCTGCGGGACTCGGACTGGGTGGCCGTCCGCTCCATGGTGCCCAAGCGCGACACCAACCGGATCATGGACGAGCTCTACGACCTCGGCGCCCGCGCCATCCTGGTCAGCAGCATCCACGCCTGCCGGATCTAA
- a CDS encoding phosphoribosyl-ATP diphosphatase, with protein MKNFESLFAELSEKAAARPEGSRTVAELDSGVHGIGKKVVEEAAEVWMAAEYESDEAAAEEISQLLYHLQVLMLAKGLSLEDVYKHL; from the coding sequence GTGAAGAATTTCGAGTCGCTGTTCGCAGAACTGAGTGAGAAGGCAGCCGCCCGCCCGGAGGGGTCCCGCACCGTCGCCGAACTGGATTCCGGAGTCCACGGCATCGGCAAGAAAGTCGTGGAGGAAGCCGCCGAGGTCTGGATGGCTGCCGAGTACGAATCCGACGAAGCCGCCGCGGAAGAAATTTCGCAGCTGCTCTATCACCTGCAGGTTCTGATGCTCGCCAAAGGACTCAGCCTGGAAGACGTCTACAAGCATCTCTAG
- the ribH gene encoding 6,7-dimethyl-8-ribityllumazine synthase → MSGHGAPQIDLTTLSPEDTSRLKLAIVAASWHTQIMDGLLDGARRAAKEAGIGEPTVLRVPGTFELPVAAARLAPHFDAVVALGVVIRGGTPHFEYVCEAATLGLTEVSVRTGVPVGFGVLTCDTEQQGIDRAGLPGSTEDKGHEAVTAALATAVTLKQYS, encoded by the coding sequence ATGAGCGGCCACGGCGCCCCCCAGATCGACCTCACCACCCTCAGCCCGGAGGACACCTCCCGGCTGAAACTCGCCATCGTCGCCGCGAGCTGGCACACCCAGATCATGGACGGACTGCTCGACGGCGCGCGGCGCGCCGCCAAGGAGGCCGGCATCGGCGAACCCACCGTGCTGCGTGTCCCCGGAACCTTTGAACTGCCCGTCGCCGCGGCCCGGCTGGCGCCGCACTTCGACGCCGTCGTCGCGCTCGGTGTGGTGATCCGCGGCGGAACGCCGCACTTTGAGTACGTCTGCGAGGCCGCCACGCTCGGCCTGACCGAGGTCAGCGTCCGCACCGGCGTGCCCGTCGGCTTCGGTGTGCTGACCTGCGACACCGAACAGCAGGGCATCGACCGGGCAGGCCTCCCGGGCTCCACCGAGGACAAGGGACACGAGGCTGTCACGGCCGCCCTGGCCACTGCCGTCACGCTCAAGCAGTACTCCTAG
- the ribA gene encoding GTP cyclohydrolase II yields MTTSEAQPATPAQQPHPVSGGPIVQLPTAYGDFVAQAWTDLATGAEHLAVSSPLPATDGQAPLVRLHSECLTGDVFGSYRCDCGEQLAYALEMIHEYGGTLLYLRGQEGRGIGLANKIKAYALQEAGFDTVEANEQLGLPVDARCYKAAAQILAELGLHEIRLLSNNPDKQDRLAQAGVRVVEMVPTEVPSREQNLRYLQTKKDRMDHRLVLDMEPAAPAAGQGGFEHEQG; encoded by the coding sequence ATGACGACTTCTGAAGCGCAGCCGGCTACCCCGGCGCAGCAGCCGCATCCGGTCAGCGGCGGACCGATCGTCCAGCTGCCCACCGCCTACGGCGACTTCGTGGCGCAGGCCTGGACGGACCTGGCCACCGGCGCCGAGCACCTCGCCGTCAGCTCCCCGCTGCCGGCCACGGACGGCCAGGCGCCCCTGGTCCGGCTGCACTCCGAATGCCTCACGGGGGACGTGTTTGGCTCCTACCGCTGCGACTGCGGCGAGCAGCTGGCCTACGCCCTGGAGATGATCCACGAATACGGCGGCACCCTGCTCTACCTGCGCGGCCAGGAAGGCCGCGGCATCGGACTGGCCAACAAGATCAAGGCCTATGCGCTGCAGGAGGCCGGCTTCGACACCGTTGAGGCCAACGAGCAGCTCGGCCTGCCGGTGGACGCCCGCTGCTACAAGGCCGCCGCGCAGATCCTCGCCGAGCTGGGCCTGCATGAGATCCGCCTGCTGAGCAACAACCCGGACAAGCAGGACCGGCTGGCCCAGGCCGGCGTGCGCGTGGTCGAGATGGTCCCCACCGAGGTGCCGTCCCGGGAACAGAACCTGCGCTACCTGCAGACCAAAAAGGACCGGATGGACCACCGGCTGGTCCTGGACATGGAACCGGCAGCACCCGCCGCGGGCCAGGGCGGCTTCGAGCACGAACAGGGCTGA
- the ribB gene encoding 3,4-dihydroxy-2-butanone-4-phosphate synthase, which yields MNRLQDTPGIAVDAPALDPIEDAIRAMAAGRPVLVVDNEDRENEGDIIFAAQHATPALMGWTIRYSSGVICVPLTSEQADALELPPMVAINQDAKGTAYTVSCDAAIGVSTGISATDRALTARILADPSSRPNSLTRPGHVFPLRAVKGGVRERPGHTEAAVELCRLAGLQPVGVIAELVHDDGEMMRLDGVRGFALEHGCPLISIAELVAYLEAGHTGSAAAESA from the coding sequence ATGAACCGGCTGCAGGACACCCCCGGGATCGCCGTCGACGCGCCGGCTCTGGACCCGATCGAGGACGCCATCCGCGCCATGGCGGCCGGCCGGCCCGTGCTGGTGGTCGACAACGAGGACCGCGAAAACGAAGGCGACATCATTTTCGCGGCGCAGCACGCCACCCCTGCCCTGATGGGCTGGACCATCCGGTACAGCTCCGGGGTGATCTGCGTGCCGCTGACCAGCGAACAGGCCGACGCGCTGGAACTGCCGCCCATGGTGGCCATCAACCAGGACGCCAAGGGCACCGCCTACACCGTGTCCTGCGACGCCGCCATCGGCGTGAGCACCGGAATCTCGGCGACCGACCGGGCGCTGACCGCCCGGATCCTGGCCGATCCGAGCAGCCGGCCGAACTCCCTGACCCGTCCCGGGCATGTTTTCCCGCTCCGCGCCGTTAAGGGGGGTGTGCGGGAGCGTCCCGGCCACACCGAAGCAGCAGTGGAGCTGTGCCGGCTGGCCGGACTCCAACCCGTGGGCGTGATCGCAGAACTGGTGCACGACGACGGAGAAATGATGCGGCTGGACGGAGTTCGCGGCTTTGCCCTCGAACACGGCTGCCCGCTGATTTCGATCGCCGAACTCGTGGCCTACCTTGAGGCCGGCCACACCGGCAGCGCCGCGGCGGAATCCGCCTGA
- a CDS encoding riboflavin synthase, which translates to MFTGIIAEQGKVLSVERDGDTSATLRLHAPESTEGLAHGGSIAVNGVCLTATDINGTDFSVDVMGETLVRSTIGALAAGDPVNLERCVPAGGRLDGHVVQGHVDGVGELLEREALGNWDRLRFSVPAPLARYIAEKGSIAVDGVSLTVTAVSPAPEPAPWFEVGLIPTTLAETGLGAKAVGGRVNLEVDVLAKYTERLLAFAPAAQTQAAAS; encoded by the coding sequence ATGTTTACCGGAATTATCGCCGAACAGGGAAAGGTGCTCTCCGTCGAGCGCGACGGCGACACCAGCGCCACGCTGCGCCTGCACGCCCCCGAAAGCACCGAGGGACTGGCCCACGGCGGCTCGATCGCCGTCAACGGCGTCTGCCTGACGGCCACGGACATCAACGGCACGGACTTCAGCGTCGACGTGATGGGCGAGACCCTGGTCCGGAGCACCATCGGCGCACTGGCCGCGGGGGACCCCGTCAACCTGGAACGCTGCGTCCCGGCCGGCGGCCGGCTCGACGGCCACGTCGTGCAGGGGCACGTCGACGGCGTCGGCGAATTGCTCGAACGCGAGGCCCTCGGGAACTGGGACCGGCTGCGCTTCTCCGTACCCGCACCGCTGGCCCGCTACATCGCTGAGAAGGGCTCCATCGCCGTCGACGGCGTCTCGCTCACCGTCACCGCCGTCAGCCCGGCGCCCGAGCCGGCCCCGTGGTTCGAAGTCGGCCTGATCCCCACCACCCTGGCCGAGACCGGGCTGGGCGCCAAGGCTGTGGGCGGCCGCGTCAACCTCGAGGTGGATGTCCTGGCCAAGTACACCGAGCGGCTGCTGGCCTTCGCCCCCGCCGCGCAGACCCAGGCGGCGGCATCATGA
- the ribD gene encoding bifunctional diaminohydroxyphosphoribosylaminopyrimidine deaminase/5-amino-6-(5-phosphoribosylamino)uracil reductase RibD, whose protein sequence is MSLQSAAGPQHHPDQEDFNAAGFSAAETAAMDAALAAAARGPRGANPLVGAVVIGTDGTPLVTGYHRGAGTPHAEADAIAQAAAAGLDLTGTTMVVTLEPCNHCGRTGPCAQAVIDAGVADVVYAIDDPHDPAAGGAATLRAAGVRVRSGLGAVAALDLNRRWFDAVAAKRPFVTLHIAQTLDSRIAASDGTSQWISSPESLADNHALRGRIDAILVGTQTVLVDNPRLTARNPGGEPAAKQPLRAVMGLRGIPGDAAVNGDDGKVLHLPTREPRESLDRLFDAGVRHLMVEGGSRILSAFLAAGLVDELIVYLAPTLLGSGTPALDDLGIGTLADAQHWDWDHASGGAVQMLGRDLRLHLRPATNTSSDSTPRSDADTVAGGN, encoded by the coding sequence ATGAGCCTCCAATCGGCCGCTGGGCCGCAGCACCACCCGGACCAGGAAGACTTCAACGCCGCCGGCTTCAGTGCGGCCGAGACGGCCGCCATGGACGCTGCCCTAGCCGCCGCGGCGCGGGGCCCGCGCGGGGCGAACCCGCTGGTGGGCGCCGTCGTGATCGGAACCGACGGCACGCCGCTGGTCACCGGCTACCACCGCGGCGCCGGCACCCCGCACGCCGAGGCCGACGCGATCGCGCAGGCCGCGGCCGCCGGGCTGGACCTCACGGGCACCACCATGGTGGTCACCCTGGAGCCGTGCAACCACTGCGGCCGGACCGGCCCCTGCGCCCAAGCCGTCATCGACGCCGGCGTGGCCGACGTCGTCTACGCCATCGACGACCCGCACGATCCCGCCGCCGGGGGAGCGGCCACCCTGCGCGCCGCCGGAGTCCGGGTCCGTTCCGGCCTCGGCGCCGTCGCCGCCCTGGACCTCAACCGCCGCTGGTTCGACGCCGTGGCCGCCAAACGGCCGTTCGTCACCCTGCACATCGCCCAGACCCTGGACAGCCGGATCGCGGCCAGTGACGGGACCAGCCAGTGGATCTCCAGCCCGGAGTCCCTCGCCGACAACCACGCCCTGCGGGGCCGGATCGACGCGATCCTGGTGGGCACCCAGACCGTCCTGGTCGACAACCCGCGGCTCACGGCCCGCAACCCGGGCGGCGAACCCGCCGCCAAGCAGCCGCTGCGCGCCGTGATGGGCCTGCGGGGAATTCCCGGGGACGCCGCGGTCAACGGCGACGACGGCAAGGTGCTGCACCTGCCCACCCGCGAGCCCCGCGAGTCCCTGGACCGGTTGTTCGACGCCGGCGTCCGGCACCTCATGGTCGAGGGCGGCTCCCGGATCCTCAGCGCCTTCCTGGCCGCCGGCCTGGTCGACGAGCTCATCGTCTACCTGGCCCCCACGCTGCTCGGCTCCGGCACCCCCGCCTTGGACGACCTCGGCATCGGCACCCTCGCCGACGCCCAGCACTGGGACTGGGACCACGCCTCGGGCGGCGCCGTGCAGATGCTGGGCCGCGACCTGCGGCTCCACCTGCGTCCCGCCACCAACACTTCATCCGATTCCACCCCGCGCAGCGACGCGGACACCGTCGCAGGAGGCAACTGA
- the rpe gene encoding ribulose-phosphate 3-epimerase yields MAHCCINPSILSADFANLQSELHKISTADAVHVDVMDNHFVPNLSLGLPVVQRIQEVSPIPLDAHLMIEHADRWAPAYADAGVASVTFHAEASIAPVKLARELRARGAKAGIALRPGSAVEPFLDMLGELDMILIMTVEPGFGGQEFLDLTLPKIRRARAAIDASGLDVRLQVDGGITEETIWRAAEAGADVFVAGSAVYGADDPADAIERLRAAGRR; encoded by the coding sequence ATGGCCCACTGCTGCATCAATCCCAGCATCCTTTCGGCGGACTTCGCGAACCTCCAGTCCGAGCTGCACAAGATCAGCACCGCCGACGCCGTGCACGTGGACGTGATGGACAACCACTTTGTGCCGAACCTCTCGCTCGGCCTGCCGGTGGTCCAGCGCATCCAGGAAGTCAGCCCGATTCCGCTGGACGCCCACCTGATGATCGAGCACGCCGACCGCTGGGCGCCGGCCTACGCCGACGCCGGCGTCGCGTCGGTGACCTTCCATGCCGAGGCGTCGATCGCGCCGGTGAAGCTGGCCCGCGAACTGCGCGCACGCGGGGCGAAGGCCGGGATCGCGTTGCGCCCCGGCAGCGCGGTGGAGCCGTTCCTGGACATGCTCGGCGAGCTGGACATGATCCTCATCATGACCGTGGAGCCCGGCTTCGGCGGCCAGGAGTTCCTGGACCTCACGCTGCCGAAGATCCGCCGGGCCCGGGCGGCCATCGACGCCTCCGGACTGGACGTCCGGCTGCAGGTCGACGGCGGCATCACCGAGGAGACCATCTGGCGTGCCGCCGAGGCCGGCGCCGACGTCTTTGTCGCCGGCTCCGCAGTCTACGGCGCCGATGACCCGGCCGACGCGATCGAGCGGCTGCGGGCCGCGGGCCGGCGCTAA
- a CDS encoding RsmB/NOP family class I SAM-dependent RNA methyltransferase, which produces MSESGSNGNRGQGHGGRGGEGHRGPRGGVKRNAQGRERNRGPQRGFTENAPSQRTRRADPARLVAFEVLRAVAAEDAYANLVLPARIRHHGLDKRDAGFATELSYGALRGQGTYDAILARCVDRPLEQLDPAILDALRIGAHQLLAMRVPAHAALDETVGLARAVIGAGPSGLINAVLRKVSAHTLEEWLDLLLSDEQDQTKVASVRYAHPEWIVRAFRQSLVAHGRPVTEIDELLEADNAAPVVNLVALPGLGSLDEALESGATPGELVEGSALSSGGDLGRLASVREGSTRVQDVGSQLVARALASVDLAGGSAGDGGTAGAERWLDLCAGPGGKAALLGALARQHGATLLANEPAPHRAKLVRQALAAVPHEVWHVRTGDGREVGSEMAESFDRVLVDVPCTGLGALRRRPESRWRRTPKDLVDLGPLQRELLKSALDAVKPGGVVAYVTCSPHPAETTAVVSDALRKRDDLELLDAGAAMDAVSLTGHLEAGHELTAQLWPHLHRTDAMFLALIHKKA; this is translated from the coding sequence ATGAGCGAATCCGGATCCAACGGCAACCGCGGACAGGGGCACGGCGGCCGCGGCGGCGAGGGCCACCGGGGTCCACGGGGCGGTGTGAAGCGGAACGCGCAAGGCCGGGAACGGAACCGCGGCCCGCAGCGCGGTTTCACCGAAAACGCTCCCTCCCAGCGCACCCGGCGTGCCGACCCGGCCCGGCTGGTGGCCTTCGAGGTCCTCCGCGCCGTGGCCGCCGAGGACGCTTACGCGAACCTTGTCCTGCCGGCCCGGATCCGGCACCACGGACTGGATAAGCGCGACGCCGGGTTCGCCACCGAACTGAGCTACGGCGCCCTGCGCGGCCAGGGCACCTACGACGCGATTCTTGCCCGCTGCGTGGACCGCCCGCTCGAGCAGCTGGACCCGGCCATCCTGGACGCGCTGCGGATCGGCGCGCACCAGCTGCTCGCCATGAGAGTGCCCGCGCATGCCGCCCTCGACGAGACCGTGGGCCTGGCCCGCGCCGTGATCGGCGCCGGACCGTCCGGGCTGATCAACGCCGTCCTGCGCAAGGTCTCCGCGCACACCCTCGAGGAATGGCTCGACCTGCTGCTCAGCGACGAGCAGGACCAGACCAAGGTGGCCTCCGTCCGCTACGCCCACCCCGAGTGGATCGTCCGGGCGTTCCGGCAGTCCCTCGTGGCGCACGGGCGCCCGGTCACCGAAATCGACGAGCTCCTCGAAGCGGACAACGCAGCGCCCGTGGTGAACCTCGTGGCGCTGCCGGGCCTCGGCAGCCTCGACGAAGCCCTGGAAAGCGGCGCCACGCCCGGCGAGCTGGTCGAAGGATCCGCCCTCTCCAGCGGCGGGGACCTGGGCCGCCTCGCCTCCGTACGTGAGGGCAGCACTCGGGTCCAGGACGTCGGCTCCCAGCTGGTGGCGCGGGCTTTGGCGTCCGTGGACCTGGCCGGCGGCTCCGCGGGCGACGGCGGCACGGCCGGCGCCGAACGCTGGCTGGACCTCTGCGCCGGCCCGGGCGGCAAGGCAGCCCTGCTGGGTGCCCTCGCGCGTCAGCACGGTGCCACCCTGCTCGCCAACGAACCGGCCCCCCACCGCGCCAAACTGGTCCGCCAGGCCCTGGCCGCGGTGCCGCACGAGGTCTGGCACGTCCGTACCGGCGACGGCCGGGAGGTCGGATCTGAAATGGCCGAAAGCTTCGACCGGGTGTTGGTGGATGTGCCCTGCACCGGCCTGGGCGCGCTGCGCCGCCGCCCGGAATCCCGCTGGCGGCGCACCCCCAAGGACCTCGTGGACCTGGGGCCGCTGCAGCGCGAACTGCTCAAGTCGGCGCTCGACGCCGTCAAGCCCGGCGGTGTGGTGGCCTACGTGACCTGCTCGCCGCACCCGGCCGAGACGACCGCCGTCGTGAGCGACGCGCTGCGCAAACGCGACGACCTTGAACTGCTGGACGCCGGCGCGGCCATGGACGCCGTCAGCCTCACCGGGCACCTCGAGGCGGGCCACGAACTCACCGCCCAGCTCTGGCCGCACCTGCACCGGACCGACGCCATGTTCCTGGCGCTGATCCACAAGAAAGCCTGA